One window of the Acaryochloris sp. CCMEE 5410 genome contains the following:
- a CDS encoding T3SS (YopN, CesT) and YbjN peptide-binding chaperone 1, translating into MEFQTQAQQECHTKVASWMDELFEDIPWEKLDDPGFGLFMGSAWVEVRVFPWQEDSVINIRSTVVSGANMAADLQSHLLRENAEMRFGAFSVNDAGDILFEHTIVGSTCDPNELEASVHAVLAAADNYDDQIVQRWGGERALDRNP; encoded by the coding sequence ATGGAATTTCAAACGCAAGCTCAGCAGGAGTGCCACACCAAAGTTGCCAGCTGGATGGATGAACTCTTTGAGGACATCCCTTGGGAGAAACTAGATGACCCAGGTTTTGGTCTGTTTATGGGGTCAGCATGGGTAGAGGTACGTGTTTTTCCTTGGCAAGAAGATAGCGTGATCAATATTCGCTCTACTGTCGTATCCGGAGCCAATATGGCTGCTGACTTGCAATCCCATCTATTGCGTGAAAATGCAGAAATGCGGTTTGGCGCATTTTCCGTGAATGATGCGGGTGACATCCTATTTGAACATACGATTGTGGGGTCAACTTGCGATCCCAATGAGCTAGAAGCCTCCGTGCATGCGGTCTTGGCTGCTGCGGATAATTACGATGATCAGATTGTTCAACGCTGGGGTGGAGAGCGAGCGTTGGATCGGAATCCTTAA
- a CDS encoding murein L,D-transpeptidase family protein, whose product MNLLTKRLLIAGIFLVVCVGIYGVFRKLGLIFPLTHVPDLLCGNQCAPKRLHRPPVGNRLINGNQAIATITNRSTLDSEKLTLLIEKSKFRLTVYYDQKPLKSYPVVLGSVPTGDKLREGDRKTPEGLFQLQDKYPHPSWSKFLWLNYPTADSWRKHLDAKRQGTIKASDTVGSAIGIHGVPRGSDHLIDQRQNWTWGCIALKNKDVDELYGIVSKGTWIEILP is encoded by the coding sequence ATGAACCTGTTGACCAAAAGACTCCTGATTGCTGGGATTTTTTTGGTAGTTTGTGTGGGTATTTATGGTGTTTTCCGCAAACTGGGCTTAATTTTTCCCTTAACTCATGTCCCTGACCTTTTATGTGGTAACCAGTGTGCGCCTAAGCGATTACATCGGCCACCTGTGGGCAATCGCCTGATCAATGGAAATCAGGCGATCGCAACAATAACGAATCGCTCTACCCTCGATTCTGAAAAACTCACCCTTCTGATCGAAAAATCTAAATTTAGGCTGACAGTTTACTACGACCAAAAACCGCTCAAATCCTATCCAGTAGTATTGGGGAGTGTACCGACGGGAGACAAGTTACGAGAAGGCGATCGCAAAACCCCCGAAGGTTTGTTTCAACTCCAAGATAAATATCCCCATCCCAGCTGGTCAAAATTTCTCTGGTTGAATTATCCAACGGCTGATTCTTGGCGCAAGCATCTAGACGCCAAACGCCAGGGCACAATCAAGGCTAGTGATACTGTGGGCAGTGCAATTGGGATTCATGGGGTACCCAGAGGCTCCGATCATTTAATCGATCAGCGGCAAAACTGGACTTGGGGCTGTATCGCGCTCAAGAATAAAGATGTGGATGAGCTTTATGGGATTGTGAGCAAGGGGACTTGGATTGAAATTTTGCCCTAG
- a CDS encoding O-antigen ligase family protein: protein MAISSDSQFDDLNPSSADTAAATSPRSLLGILCLGLYFLFTLMPDSHSIMAAWPWVLVWQLTWLCPVLWLVGQLWQRSPIPRLQQGLDWLAALTVVGLLLSAFLARFPNQARWYTGAALGGIAAIYCVNAWARTPLRRQQLLVTQGIVSAGLIVTSLGLWVSQTLLPELNRLQSLQKLGVQASYNFSTLELRNWAPFGHQNYVAGYLVLALPLLLGLGLTHLRWRWWWFGCLGLGLIDLYTTSSRGGWLGLLVAGVYLGLVLFRQQGLNRRWLMGGIGIVFVLVFANNRLSSQISNFLQGRSGGDMAYRLITHVAGWNMGLQQPVTGMGAGSVPLAYQAYRPHWAGLEAEHAYQLHGTLPQIWAELGLAGMVPFVLLLGWLIWQGGRYMTQATANLLPQSLFAGLLGYSLVSLTDYQLDNIGISGFIIISLGCLAGFMRPTKEVTQVKAPSDKRSKSIAGVLLGVVLAFGISVAPIHAAWQVSHQGFAALDQQEIERFRLHLADAQAKAPWEPYYSYQLGWNLGEMGLKTQDPKFRSYLIQTATQHFIQGNQAAPDQEFGHTNLGWLYLQTDPRQATQEFARSAELVPAKRGVFFGLGLSLIGQGQTDLAVQAMTLECLRNPIWITSPAWKSPPLQSIYEKVLANLGQTYDQLLQGHQHLDDLNTHLHKGRGSLEWWRGNFEAAQADLDTYGSPLSRALVEVAQSQPGEPIQVSPELSNASRYILQAWAMPDQRSSLLAKAWLRGMGTDKTEQLVKVTLDSMQQAQTFQEWLQDYPIVRKYHRQRAGFGVLSRHTDGPNPTDFFQVIDNVVMTEIFSDMMPVPEYFPDLDRTLKERRSALLSEVKALSENAMLTSSLMQSGAMDRTH, encoded by the coding sequence ATGGCCATATCCTCAGACTCACAATTTGATGATCTGAACCCCTCTTCTGCGGATACAGCGGCGGCTACCTCGCCGCGATCGCTCCTCGGTATTCTCTGTCTAGGGCTATATTTTTTGTTCACGCTAATGCCTGATAGTCACAGCATTATGGCGGCGTGGCCCTGGGTGTTGGTGTGGCAATTGACCTGGCTGTGTCCCGTGCTCTGGCTAGTGGGACAGCTTTGGCAGCGTTCACCGATCCCTCGTTTACAGCAAGGTCTAGATTGGCTCGCTGCATTGACCGTGGTGGGGTTGCTGCTATCGGCCTTCTTGGCTAGATTCCCCAACCAGGCGCGTTGGTACACGGGGGCTGCCCTGGGTGGCATAGCCGCCATCTACTGCGTCAATGCCTGGGCACGAACGCCCCTTCGCCGTCAACAATTACTGGTGACCCAAGGCATCGTGAGTGCGGGGTTGATTGTCACCAGTCTTGGCCTTTGGGTGAGTCAGACCTTATTGCCAGAGCTGAATCGCCTCCAGTCGCTGCAAAAATTAGGGGTGCAAGCTAGCTATAACTTCTCAACTCTAGAACTGCGAAATTGGGCTCCCTTTGGTCATCAAAACTATGTGGCTGGCTATTTAGTGCTAGCTCTGCCGCTTTTACTGGGTTTGGGATTGACCCATCTGCGTTGGCGATGGTGGTGGTTTGGCTGTTTGGGGCTGGGTCTCATTGATCTGTACACCACTAGCTCTAGAGGTGGTTGGTTAGGGCTTTTGGTTGCCGGTGTGTATTTGGGATTGGTCCTCTTTCGTCAACAGGGATTGAACCGTCGCTGGTTAATGGGCGGAATTGGCATTGTTTTCGTCTTAGTATTCGCCAACAATCGCCTTAGCAGTCAAATCAGTAATTTTTTGCAAGGCCGTTCCGGTGGAGATATGGCCTATCGACTGATTACTCATGTGGCCGGTTGGAACATGGGACTGCAACAACCTGTGACGGGAATGGGCGCAGGAAGTGTGCCTTTGGCCTATCAAGCCTATCGACCTCACTGGGCAGGCTTAGAAGCCGAACATGCCTATCAATTACATGGAACCTTGCCACAAATTTGGGCCGAGCTGGGTTTGGCAGGAATGGTTCCTTTTGTCCTTTTGCTGGGGTGGCTAATTTGGCAAGGGGGGCGATACATGACCCAAGCCACAGCCAATCTCTTGCCCCAAAGTTTGTTCGCTGGCCTTTTAGGATACAGTCTCGTTTCTCTGACAGATTATCAGTTAGACAATATTGGCATTAGTGGTTTTATTATTATTAGTCTCGGTTGCCTCGCTGGCTTTATGAGGCCTACCAAGGAAGTAACCCAAGTCAAAGCGCCATCTGATAAGCGTAGTAAATCAATCGCAGGTGTCCTGCTTGGCGTTGTTCTAGCCTTTGGAATATCGGTTGCCCCCATCCATGCTGCTTGGCAGGTGTCTCACCAAGGATTTGCTGCTTTAGATCAGCAAGAGATCGAGCGATTCCGCCTGCACTTGGCAGATGCTCAAGCCAAGGCCCCGTGGGAACCCTATTATTCCTACCAATTGGGATGGAACTTAGGAGAAATGGGATTAAAAACCCAGGATCCTAAGTTCCGAAGTTACCTAATTCAAACTGCAACTCAGCACTTTATCCAAGGTAATCAGGCCGCTCCAGATCAAGAGTTTGGCCATACTAACTTAGGGTGGCTATATCTGCAGACAGATCCACGGCAAGCGACCCAGGAGTTTGCCCGGTCGGCAGAACTGGTGCCTGCAAAACGAGGGGTCTTTTTTGGGCTGGGTCTCAGTTTAATCGGTCAGGGCCAAACCGATCTTGCTGTGCAAGCCATGACCTTAGAATGTCTGCGCAATCCTATCTGGATTACGAGTCCGGCGTGGAAGTCACCCCCCTTGCAATCTATCTATGAAAAGGTTCTTGCGAACTTAGGACAAACCTATGACCAATTGTTGCAGGGACATCAGCATTTAGATGATCTCAATACCCATCTCCATAAAGGTAGAGGCAGTTTGGAATGGTGGCGTGGCAACTTCGAAGCGGCCCAAGCCGATCTCGACACCTATGGTAGCCCCCTCAGTCGAGCTTTGGTAGAGGTGGCTCAAAGTCAGCCAGGGGAACCTATTCAAGTTTCTCCAGAATTATCAAATGCCTCTCGCTATATCCTGCAAGCTTGGGCCATGCCGGATCAACGATCGTCTTTGTTGGCTAAAGCCTGGTTAAGGGGAATGGGGACCGATAAAACAGAGCAACTGGTGAAAGTTACCTTAGACAGCATGCAGCAGGCCCAAACGTTTCAGGAATGGTTGCAAGACTATCCCATCGTGCGGAAATATCATCGACAACGGGCCGGTTTTGGGGTGTTGAGTCGTCATACTGATGGTCCTAATCCGACAGACTTTTTTCAGGTCATCGATAATGTAGTTATGACTGAAATTTTTAGTGACATGATGCCTGTGCCTGAATATTTTCCTGATTTAGATCGAACCCTAAAAGAGCGCCGTAGTGCTTTGTTATCAGAGGTTAAAGCCTTATCAGAGAATGCTATGCTGACCTCATCGCTGATGCAAAGTGGTGCAATGGATAGAACCCACTAA
- a CDS encoding Tab2/Atab2 family RNA-binding protein, producing MSKVWEIDFYSRPILDEQQKKIWELLVCDSQRNFEFTKVCSGSQANARWLQEALAEALPLWRQQGNYGEQDFPERIRFFRRSMKSIIPRACEALEIPAQPSRRTFGVYQWLCEREQTVYPQHPGYQPMMAAPMTFEPTLPKPLPDALQGEGWRLVTLQLSAFEDMDEWDIAFGAKIPLAQLNLPPETAIPGLLIFSERSTPLAGWMSGLELACLKLEMDPKPQLLLETGLSDRWVIAYLNDDPLVAEIQDFEKTKQAAQQIHFVAVQSSPESEQFAGFWLMQEIMAA from the coding sequence ATGAGTAAGGTTTGGGAAATCGATTTTTATTCGCGCCCCATTTTAGACGAGCAACAAAAAAAAATTTGGGAACTATTGGTTTGTGATTCTCAGCGAAACTTTGAGTTCACCAAAGTCTGCTCAGGTTCGCAGGCCAATGCCCGTTGGCTACAAGAAGCATTAGCTGAGGCGTTACCCCTATGGCGTCAGCAAGGGAATTATGGTGAGCAAGACTTTCCAGAAAGAATTCGCTTTTTTCGGCGTTCGATGAAAAGTATCATTCCGCGGGCTTGTGAAGCGTTGGAGATCCCAGCCCAGCCGAGTCGGAGAACATTTGGGGTGTATCAGTGGCTTTGCGAACGGGAGCAGACTGTATACCCTCAGCATCCGGGGTATCAACCCATGATGGCTGCGCCCATGACCTTTGAACCTACCTTGCCGAAGCCTTTACCAGATGCTCTGCAAGGAGAGGGTTGGCGGCTTGTGACGCTTCAACTCAGTGCATTTGAAGATATGGATGAGTGGGATATTGCTTTTGGCGCTAAAATTCCATTGGCGCAGCTGAATCTACCGCCAGAGACTGCAATTCCTGGACTCCTGATTTTCTCGGAGCGCTCTACGCCCTTGGCAGGGTGGATGTCGGGTTTAGAATTAGCCTGCCTGAAACTGGAAATGGATCCTAAACCTCAATTGCTTCTAGAAACAGGACTTAGCGATCGCTGGGTGATTGCCTATCTGAATGATGATCCCCTGGTAGCTGAAATTCAGGACTTTGAAAAAACTAAGCAGGCTGCCCAGCAAATTCATTTTGTGGCTGTGCAATCTTCGCCTGAATCTGAACAATTTGCCGGGTTCTGGTTAATGCAAGAAATAATGGCTGCTTAA
- a CDS encoding SRPBCC family protein, which yields MADTTTFEQSVYIDAPIAIVDQTITDQELMHRWLNPLLKCEPVGEWSSQIGSQTRFMIRIPLLNPTLQSRVIERQEGLVVWAFDGFFQGRDRWQCQPEIGGTRLINRFEFRMENPVVAFGFQTFAAKLTRRDMQSQLQRLKQVAEQYYAQSESP from the coding sequence ATGGCAGACACAACCACCTTTGAACAATCTGTCTACATCGATGCCCCGATTGCTATCGTCGATCAAACCATTACCGACCAAGAGCTGATGCACCGTTGGCTCAATCCTCTCTTAAAATGTGAACCCGTAGGAGAATGGAGTTCACAGATCGGTAGCCAAACTCGTTTTATGATTCGGATCCCGCTGCTTAACCCTACCTTACAGAGTCGCGTAATTGAACGGCAAGAAGGACTTGTGGTTTGGGCATTTGATGGTTTTTTCCAAGGGCGAGATCGCTGGCAATGCCAACCCGAGATTGGCGGCACTCGCTTGATTAATCGGTTTGAGTTCCGGATGGAGAATCCGGTTGTTGCCTTTGGTTTTCAGACCTTTGCAGCGAAACTGACTCGTCGAGATATGCAGAGTCAGCTACAGCGCCTTAAACAAGTCGCAGAGCAATATTATGCCCAGTCTGAGTCACCGTAA
- a CDS encoding class I SAM-dependent methyltransferase produces MDSETNFSSLQLTCPICDQSSVRLFRKNSYWIRECDRCHHQFSEQQPTAKSVSQIYDGQYFQGDGPGYIDYLAEAELLQQLGQYYAERLAYYVLPGTVLDVGAAAGFVLQGLMTAGWRGEGVEPNPRIAEFGEEQLGLKMTVGTLENYPTQNRFDLVMMVQVIQHFYNLKLALHTASMVTKPGGFWLIETWDRSSLLARMRGQNWHAYTPPSRSHWFSPPGLERLVAQYGFQEVARGSPSKWMNGQYRKSVLRYQLMDKAWGKTLAQGLNLMPDQIKTPYIGGDIFWGLYQKAV; encoded by the coding sequence ATGGATTCAGAAACCAATTTTTCTTCGCTACAACTGACCTGTCCCATTTGCGATCAAAGCAGTGTGCGTTTATTTCGCAAGAATAGTTATTGGATACGAGAATGCGATCGCTGCCATCACCAATTTTCAGAACAACAACCGACTGCCAAAAGTGTTAGCCAGATCTATGATGGCCAATATTTTCAGGGAGATGGTCCAGGCTATATCGATTACTTAGCAGAAGCCGAATTATTGCAACAACTCGGCCAATATTATGCTGAGCGATTGGCTTATTATGTGTTGCCGGGTACCGTTTTAGATGTCGGTGCAGCGGCGGGTTTTGTCCTTCAAGGACTGATGACTGCTGGATGGCGGGGAGAAGGGGTAGAGCCCAATCCGCGCATTGCTGAATTTGGTGAGGAGCAGTTGGGATTGAAAATGACTGTTGGCACCCTTGAGAATTATCCTACCCAAAATCGGTTTGATCTGGTGATGATGGTTCAAGTCATCCAACACTTCTACAATTTGAAACTAGCGCTCCATACGGCCAGTATGGTGACTAAACCTGGCGGGTTTTGGTTGATTGAAACCTGGGATCGATCGAGTCTACTGGCTCGGATGCGGGGCCAGAATTGGCATGCCTATACCCCTCCGAGCCGTTCCCATTGGTTCTCGCCACCGGGGTTAGAACGTCTGGTTGCCCAATATGGGTTTCAGGAAGTGGCGCGGGGCAGTCCGAGTAAGTGGATGAATGGTCAGTATCGGAAATCGGTATTGCGATACCAACTGATGGATAAGGCTTGGGGCAAGACCTTAGCCCAAGGTTTGAATTTGATGCCTGACCAGATAAAAACCCCTTATATCGGCGGGGATATCTTTTGGGGCCTTTATCAAAAGGCGGTTTAG
- a CDS encoding twin-arginine translocation signal domain-containing protein: MAAIDRRQFLTLTGGTAALLTLGASRSEQSKAKVPALTNRIKLQAWTSTGKPMPAKVFNQTFFLTLGDEPMPNPPRQVDSGVLWTTPPPVPFAIVLYLAVKGFGKVALYADNQGRGYTPADFPLNLNLACAESRIHRVRTGPIPSISLQNTSER, from the coding sequence ATGGCGGCAATCGATCGACGGCAATTTTTAACGCTAACTGGCGGAACAGCAGCACTCCTCACCTTGGGCGCTTCACGCTCTGAACAATCTAAGGCCAAGGTTCCCGCCCTTACGAATCGGATCAAGCTGCAGGCATGGACATCTACGGGCAAACCCATGCCTGCTAAAGTCTTCAACCAAACGTTTTTCCTCACCTTAGGGGATGAACCCATGCCCAATCCTCCCCGTCAAGTAGACTCGGGTGTATTGTGGACCACACCCCCCCCTGTTCCGTTTGCAATTGTTCTCTATCTGGCGGTTAAAGGGTTTGGTAAAGTTGCCCTTTATGCCGACAACCAAGGCCGAGGCTATACACCAGCAGACTTTCCTCTGAATTTGAATTTGGCCTGTGCTGAGTCTCGGATTCATCGGGTACGGACTGGGCCAATACCCTCAATTTCTCTGCAGAACACCAGCGAGAGATGA
- a CDS encoding alkaline phosphatase PhoX: MNFSRRHFLSIAGASLTGTLISAPLSRLFTRAANGLSIQAEGYGPLVPDPYGLLDLPRGFQYRAFSHTGERMSDGFPVPGKHDGMAAFSGPNQTTILIRNHELSPNQSPSVQGDNAYDPRCTGGTTTLVLNAQRQLIRHYASLTGTYRNCAGGPTPWGSWISCEENTSTPESDPEVSKRHGYNFEVPMQATGPVEPKPLVAMGRFNHEAVAVDPDSNIVYQTEDRGDGLFYRFRPQQPQNLQAGGVLEALKIKGQPQLNTKQDIPIGQPLPVEWVRIDNPDPVTDTVRAEGYAKGAALFSRGEGICLGKGEVLFCCTSGGVASLGQVWRYTPNDKDGGTLTLFVEPNNPGVLDYPDNLTMAPFGDLFLCEDGRGEQFIRGINQQGQLYAFARNALNDKELAGACFSTNPLTLFVNIQTPGITFAIWGPFV; this comes from the coding sequence TTGAACTTCTCACGACGCCATTTCCTCTCCATTGCCGGGGCCAGCTTAACGGGGACCCTCATCAGTGCTCCGCTATCGCGCCTGTTTACAAGAGCGGCCAATGGACTATCGATTCAAGCTGAAGGCTATGGTCCGCTGGTTCCCGATCCCTATGGACTCTTAGATTTGCCCCGTGGCTTTCAATATCGGGCGTTTTCCCATACGGGAGAGCGGATGAGCGATGGTTTTCCGGTGCCTGGAAAACATGATGGCATGGCAGCCTTTTCGGGGCCTAATCAGACGACCATTCTGATTCGTAATCATGAATTAAGTCCGAACCAGTCGCCCTCTGTTCAGGGGGACAATGCCTATGATCCGCGATGTACGGGGGGGACAACGACGCTGGTGCTGAATGCTCAGCGTCAGTTAATCCGGCATTATGCTTCTTTGACAGGGACCTATCGTAATTGTGCGGGGGGACCTACTCCTTGGGGATCGTGGATTAGTTGTGAAGAGAATACGTCCACGCCCGAGAGTGATCCGGAGGTGAGTAAACGGCATGGGTATAACTTCGAAGTGCCGATGCAGGCAACCGGACCCGTGGAACCCAAGCCTCTTGTCGCAATGGGGCGTTTTAACCATGAAGCGGTTGCGGTCGACCCCGATAGCAATATTGTCTACCAAACGGAAGATCGTGGGGATGGGCTGTTCTATCGTTTTCGTCCTCAGCAGCCGCAAAATTTACAGGCTGGAGGAGTGCTTGAAGCCTTAAAAATTAAAGGGCAACCTCAACTTAATACCAAACAGGATATACCCATCGGTCAACCCCTGCCTGTGGAATGGGTGCGTATCGACAATCCTGATCCGGTCACAGATACCGTTCGAGCGGAGGGATATGCCAAAGGGGCTGCGCTATTTAGTCGTGGGGAAGGTATTTGCTTGGGTAAAGGCGAGGTTCTGTTCTGTTGTACAAGCGGTGGCGTTGCTAGCCTTGGCCAAGTCTGGCGGTATACCCCCAACGATAAGGATGGTGGTACTTTGACTTTATTTGTTGAACCCAATAATCCAGGAGTATTGGACTATCCTGACAATTTAACCATGGCTCCCTTTGGCGATCTCTTTCTGTGTGAGGATGGGCGAGGTGAACAATTTATTCGGGGTATTAATCAGCAGGGACAACTCTATGCGTTTGCCCGTAATGCTTTAAATGACAAAGAGTTAGCGGGTGCCTGTTTTTCGACTAATCCTTTAACGTTATTTGTGAATATCCAAACGCCTGGCATTACCTTTGCCATTTGGGGACCTTTTGTCTAG
- a CDS encoding DUF4342 domain-containing protein, translating into MSEPSDQVPMKDATPSDPTRVEEFKLSSGSVIDKVKELVKKGNVRKIIIKTDAGRSLVEIPLSVGVGVGAVGIITAPLLTVLGVVGVFAARLTIVIEKSLE; encoded by the coding sequence ATGAGTGAACCCAGCGATCAGGTCCCTATGAAAGATGCTACCCCTAGCGATCCCACTCGGGTTGAGGAATTTAAACTCAGCAGTGGCTCAGTGATAGACAAAGTAAAAGAGCTGGTCAAAAAAGGCAATGTCCGCAAAATCATTATTAAAACGGACGCCGGACGTTCGTTAGTGGAGATTCCCCTGTCTGTCGGCGTGGGGGTGGGTGCTGTTGGGATCATCACTGCCCCGTTATTAACTGTTTTGGGTGTTGTGGGAGTTTTTGCAGCACGTCTTACTATTGTTATAGAAAAATCCCTGGAATAG
- a CDS encoding SpoIID/LytB domain-containing protein produces MFCPQSKIFGFSSVSRAVLLLTISLGGLIVSGCDRQTTVQSTSRVQPVRPSTPVIPAPELTTLVPTQPAPSSDIQRPAPTKTKPATTPFSEPTSKASSYQATQAEALALPPKPTQASPRVPIRVAIAQQSPYLVIGSSTPATVVDQQGQAVKKLVPSAAENFMAQSGQMRIGAQSAPNVVWIKPESDTGLVYVSGRWYRGAIQVVANNGKLTGVNHLDMESYLYSVVGSEMPASWPLEALKSQAIAARSYALAHIARPANPLFDLGDTQRWQAYKGIETETGSTLAAVEDTAGIVLSHNGAVVESLYAASDQIVQEVHKGFGMSQNGANQLAQRQYNYQQILAHFYPGTRLAWLQFSS; encoded by the coding sequence ATGTTTTGCCCTCAATCAAAGATTTTTGGGTTCAGCTCTGTCTCCCGTGCTGTTCTATTGCTGACCATCAGTCTTGGAGGGCTCATTGTCAGTGGCTGTGATCGTCAAACAACAGTCCAATCAACATCCAGGGTTCAGCCCGTCAGACCTTCAACCCCTGTTATTCCCGCACCAGAGTTAACGACTCTAGTGCCGACACAACCGGCACCGAGTTCGGATATCCAGCGTCCAGCTCCTACGAAGACCAAGCCTGCTACTACGCCTTTCTCAGAACCAACCAGTAAGGCTTCTTCTTATCAGGCCACTCAGGCTGAGGCACTGGCTTTGCCCCCCAAACCTACTCAAGCGTCTCCCCGAGTTCCGATTCGAGTTGCGATCGCACAGCAATCTCCCTACTTAGTGATTGGCTCTTCCACCCCCGCTACAGTGGTGGATCAGCAAGGTCAGGCGGTCAAAAAGCTTGTGCCCTCCGCTGCCGAAAACTTTATGGCCCAGAGCGGACAGATGCGGATTGGTGCTCAGAGCGCCCCTAACGTAGTTTGGATTAAGCCTGAATCAGACACAGGCTTGGTTTATGTATCCGGTCGGTGGTATCGAGGTGCTATTCAGGTGGTAGCCAATAACGGCAAACTCACAGGGGTCAACCATCTCGATATGGAGTCCTACCTTTACAGCGTTGTGGGTTCAGAGATGCCAGCCTCATGGCCTTTAGAAGCTCTTAAATCCCAGGCAATTGCCGCCCGCTCCTATGCTTTAGCCCATATTGCGCGTCCAGCTAACCCATTATTTGATCTAGGCGATACTCAACGATGGCAAGCTTATAAAGGTATCGAAACCGAAACCGGCTCTACTTTAGCTGCAGTTGAAGACACAGCAGGTATTGTCCTTTCCCACAACGGCGCAGTGGTGGAATCCCTCTATGCCGCCTCGGATCAAATCGTACAAGAAGTCCACAAAGGGTTTGGCATGAGCCAAAACGGTGCCAATCAATTGGCGCAACGACAATATAACTACCAGCAAATTTTGGCTCACTTTTATCCCGGTACTCGCTTAGCTTGGCTGCAATTTTCGTCCTAA
- a CDS encoding endo-1,4-beta-xylanase, with protein sequence MTKRNTCCQWAEYIPKGPRQPPLHSAYQYLQTCLENDIPFEIIGMQLYYPNQDMFEVNRLLERFSQLGTPIHITELEVSSNTTRAENTPCPDPPVLWHAPWNKNIQADWVEQSYTLCYSKSYIQAVTWWDLADDGFWPHGGLLRSDFSPKLAYLSLNTLQKRWLALGA encoded by the coding sequence ATCACAAAGCGAAACACCTGCTGTCAGTGGGCCGAATATATTCCCAAGGGTCCCCGCCAACCCCCATTACACAGTGCCTATCAATATCTACAAACCTGTCTTGAGAATGATATCCCGTTTGAAATTATCGGTATGCAGCTGTATTACCCCAATCAGGACATGTTTGAAGTCAACCGACTCTTAGAGCGATTTAGCCAGCTCGGTACACCGATTCACATCACAGAGTTAGAGGTTTCTTCCAATACCACTCGGGCTGAGAATACCCCTTGCCCAGATCCACCCGTGCTCTGGCATGCTCCTTGGAATAAAAATATCCAAGCCGACTGGGTCGAACAGTCCTATACCCTGTGCTACAGCAAATCTTATATCCAAGCCGTGACGTGGTGGGATCTAGCGGATGACGGCTTCTGGCCCCATGGTGGGCTACTCAGATCAGATTTTTCTCCCAAGTTGGCCTATCTTAGCCTGAATACGCTTCAGAAACGATGGCTAGCTCTAGGTGCCTAA